The following coding sequences are from one Alosa alosa isolate M-15738 ecotype Scorff River chromosome 13, AALO_Geno_1.1, whole genome shotgun sequence window:
- the dcst1 gene encoding E3 ubiquitin-protein ligase DCST1 — protein sequence MGSTLIDLQRTKRRKPCHSTIEKICERILPDVALKFLFSPPHEFPRVRLLCGVLFGTVSGAALYLGLMHNIVMTTIQRLIVGYVFVGVCIMGGMFSTLFRCSVLLMFPSILGSQGRAYLMLFVFFGLYQGPVTNIPYNIQNVAYSMGCNLDLQIQHSKVMWRVVIDPFVQVVQEIVDDTAELQSETKNISRNFQSIRDEVLGRYGYNSVVGDSITMGNSTQEVFAAKTMMRCDYVVEEGIERCRGWFDVKWQECMDTISVPLINHLLCVPMKFDFLCDVMKVMAPWCREEIPVEGNFGQTFDKLNLSIGKLGEEFTTNVILQKVEQQSVFGLSMLQEDFSTELSKTFEEKKAIVDQLLELVHVLLSFAFIAVFVSAFGYARQYCQDIRFDNIYITTYFRQIDARRRKAGKRYLLPLKKAEHKHFINPWSFSIHPSELKLVVAGLLQVLSLMLFTCVLLAVDWILFHVFDIIHRHSFTQYSFSSYHHIDIDVAGESILANLLRKTIGAFNTSSSVDMQSSNKHCLPDPHALTWEEYLWSIVPLLMMALMCCLQVYTNRLRRVIAAFYFPKREKRRILFLYNLQIQKRMMFVDIQRRKLMTAQKPQMSVLSALVVQMGCPGLKLQRCCVCGERQRRGQGLECTGSGCGVVYCPTCWRDLDQFCCVCAPHKQHDPVDSGNDIDVYYVD from the exons ATGGGATCCACACTGATTGACCTCCAACGAACCAAACGACGTAAACCATGTCACTCAA cCATCGAAAAAATTTGCGAGAGGATCCTTCCGGATGTCGCTCTCAAATTCTTGTTCAGTCCACCTCACGAGTTTCCACGGGTTCGTCTCCTGTGTGGTGTTCTCTTTGGAACAGTTAGTGGTGCAG CATTATACCTAGGCCTGATGCACAATATTGTGATGACCACCATCCAAAGGTTAATTGTTGGATATGTGTTTGTTG GTGTGTGCATTATGGGTGGAATGTTTTCCACACTCTTCCGCTGTTCGGTCCTGCTGATGTTTCCCAGCATCCTTGGTTCTCAGGGAAGGGCCTATCTCATGCTATTTGTCTTCTTTGGTCTTTACCAGG GCCCGGTCACCAACATCCCCTACAACATTCAGAATGTGGCCTACTCCATGGGTTGTAACTTGGACTTGCAGATTCAACACAGCAAAGTTATGTGGAGAGTGGTGATAGACCCATTTGTTCAAGTTGTCCAGGAGATTGTG GATGATACTGCGGAACTTCAGAGTGAAACCAAGAACATCAGTAGAAACTTTCAGAGCATCAGAGATGAGGTTCTGGGACGGTATGGATACAACAGTGTTGTAGGGGATTCTATCACCATGGGCAACAGCACACAGGAAGTATTTGCTGCCAAAACGATGATGCGGTGTGACT ATGTGGTGGAAGAGGGAATAGAGCGCTGCCGGGGCTGGTTTGACGTCAAATGGCAAGAGTGCATGGACACCATCAGTGTCCCTCTCATCAACCACCTGCTCTGTGTGCCAATGAAATTTGACTTTCTGTGTGATGTCATGAAAG TAATGGCACCTTGGTGCAGAGAAGAGATCCCGGTGGAGGGAAACTTTGGGCAGACCTTTGACAAGCTCAATTTGTCCATAGGCAAACTCGGGGAAGAGTTTACCACTAATGTCATCCTTCAG AAAGTTGAGCAGCAATCAGTTTTTGGCCTGTCCATGCTTCAGGAAGATTTCTCTACAGAACTCAGCAAGACATTTGAGGAGAAGAAGGCTATTGTTGACCAGCTCTTGGAATTGGTTCATGTCCTTCTGTCTTTTGCCTTCATTGCTGTGTTTGTTTC CGCTTTTGGATATGCAAGACAGTACTGCCAGGATATTCGCTTTGACAATATTTACATTACAACATACTTCAGGCAGATTGATGCACGCAGGAGAAAAGCC GGTAAGAGGTATCTTTTACCTCTGAAGAAGGCTGAGCACAAACACTTCATCAACCCCTGGAGCTTTTCCATCCATCCTAGCGAACTCAAGCTTGTG GTGGCTGGCCTGTTGCAGGTGCTTTCTCTCATGCTCTTCACTTGTGTCCTACTGGCTGTGGATTGGATCCTTTTTCATGTCTTTGACATCATCCAtagacactcattcacacagtatTCTTTCTCGA GTTATCACCACATTGATATTGATGTCGCTGGAGAATCCATACTGGCTAATCTCCTGCGGAAAACCATAGGTGCTTTCAACACCTCCTCCAGTGTGGACATGCAGTCCAGTAACAAGC ACTGTCTGCCCGACCCCCATGCCCTGACCTGGGAGGAATACCTGTGGAGTATCGTCCCCCTCCTCATGATGGCCCTGATGTGCTGCCTGCAGGTGTACACCAACCGACTGCGCCGAGTCATCGCAGCCTTCTATTTTCCCAAG agagagaagaggcgaATTCTGTTCCTCTACAACCTACAGATACAGAAACGCATGATGTTTGTCGACATCCAACGCAGAAAGCTAATGACTGCACAAAAGCCACAGATGTCT GTACTCTCAGCACTGGTTGTCCAGATGGGGTGCCCGGGCCTGAAGCTGCagcggtgctgtgtgtgtggggaacgCCAGAGAAGAGGACAGGGTCTTGAGTGCACTGGGTCAGGTTGCGGGGTGGTCTACTGTCCTACGTGCTGGAGAGACCTGGATCAGTTCTGTTGTGTCTGTGCTCCGCACAAACAACATGATCCTGTGGACAGTGGCAACGATATAGATGTTTATTATGTTGACTAG